Proteins encoded in a region of the Nocardia asteroides genome:
- a CDS encoding cytochrome c biogenesis CcdA family protein, whose amino-acid sequence MTVLAGVGDSFQQTAASGPLLLALGACLLAGLVSFASPCVVPLVPGYLSYLAGLVGAEAPPATVAQAAGTRAAGPGSAAVAQPLRSGRMRVAGAAGLFVAGFTVVFVLATATVFGVIQTLNVNRELLQRIGGVVTILMGLVFIGLVPALQRDTRMEPRRLTSIMGAPLLGGVFALGWTPCLGPTLSGVMAVAAGTDGTTAVRGVALIVAYCLGLGLPFVVLAFGSASALRGVGWLRRNSRTIQIIGGMLLVAVGVALVTGAWDQFVAWVRDAFVSEVTLPI is encoded by the coding sequence GTGACGGTGCTCGCCGGAGTCGGTGATTCGTTCCAGCAGACGGCGGCCTCCGGGCCGCTGCTGCTGGCGCTCGGCGCGTGCCTGCTCGCGGGTCTGGTGTCGTTCGCCTCGCCGTGTGTGGTTCCCCTCGTGCCGGGGTACCTGTCCTACCTGGCCGGCCTGGTCGGTGCGGAAGCGCCGCCCGCCACGGTCGCGCAGGCGGCCGGGACCCGCGCGGCCGGACCGGGTTCGGCGGCCGTCGCGCAGCCCCTTCGCTCGGGACGGATGCGGGTCGCCGGTGCGGCCGGTTTGTTCGTCGCCGGTTTCACCGTGGTCTTCGTGCTCGCCACCGCGACCGTTTTCGGCGTCATCCAGACCTTGAACGTGAATCGGGAACTGCTGCAACGCATCGGTGGCGTGGTGACGATCCTGATGGGCTTGGTCTTCATAGGTCTGGTGCCCGCGTTGCAGCGTGACACGCGGATGGAGCCGCGCAGGCTCACCAGCATCATGGGCGCGCCGCTGCTGGGCGGGGTGTTCGCGCTGGGTTGGACGCCGTGTCTGGGCCCCACGCTGTCGGGCGTCATGGCGGTGGCCGCGGGCACCGACGGCACGACGGCCGTGCGCGGGGTGGCCCTCATCGTCGCCTACTGTCTCGGCCTCGGTCTGCCGTTCGTGGTGCTCGCGTTCGGGTCGGCGAGCGCGTTGCGGGGGGTCGGCTGGTTGCGTCGTAATTCCCGCACCATCCAGATCATCGGGGGCATGCTGCTCGTCGCGGTCGGTGTCGCACTGGTCACCGGCGCGTGGGACCAGTTCGTCGCCTGGGTGCGCGACGCGTTCGTCTCCGAGGTGACCTTGCCGATATGA